A window of the Candidatus Binatia bacterium genome harbors these coding sequences:
- the radC gene encoding DNA repair protein RadC, which yields MPTSPEGPQLELPFEAPKQSVLVRDAENAGYIGNTARPSTTVIPLRRVPTAIEDWPRADRPRDKLLDRGPGALTNTELLAIILRAGTRGRTALDQARALFAHCNDDWRRLGMLGAGDLRRCGLGPVQAAEILAVIEIAKRYGEHEFKPGQPLRGSADVYAHYRERLAAETREHFLCILLDNKHRKIKEITVSQGSLTASIVHPRDVFAAIVREATPAAAVIFVHNHPSGCPIPSKEDIEITRRLREAGEIMGVRVPDHIIIGRGRYVSFVDEGYW from the coding sequence AATGCTGGGTACATCGGCAATACAGCGCGCCCAAGCACGACCGTAATTCCCCTCCGCAGAGTACCTACCGCCATCGAAGACTGGCCACGAGCCGACCGGCCGCGCGACAAGCTACTCGACCGTGGTCCTGGCGCACTCACGAACACCGAGCTTCTCGCCATCATCCTGAGGGCCGGTACACGCGGACGGACCGCTCTTGATCAGGCACGCGCACTGTTCGCGCACTGCAACGATGACTGGCGCCGGCTCGGCATGCTTGGCGCCGGCGATCTCCGTCGGTGTGGCCTCGGACCGGTGCAAGCTGCCGAGATTCTTGCCGTCATCGAAATCGCCAAACGCTACGGCGAACACGAGTTCAAGCCTGGGCAGCCGCTTCGCGGATCCGCCGATGTGTACGCCCACTACCGCGAGCGCCTCGCGGCCGAGACGCGCGAACATTTCCTCTGCATTCTGCTGGACAACAAGCACCGTAAGATCAAGGAAATCACGGTGTCGCAGGGCTCGCTCACGGCGAGCATCGTCCACCCGCGTGACGTCTTCGCGGCAATAGTGCGCGAGGCAACGCCGGCGGCAGCGGTCATCTTCGTCCACAACCACCCCAGCGGGTGCCCCATCCCGAGCAAGGAGGACATCGAAATCACCCGCCGACTCCGCGAGGCCGGCGAGATCATGGGTGTGCGTGTGCCCGATCACATCATCATTGGTCGCGGGCGCTACGTGAGCTTTGTGGACGAGGGCTATTGGTAA
- a CDS encoding HIT domain-containing protein yields MPSIAEITCPFCFPDVNRIFHAGELVLGLWDGYPVSPGHALLVPRRHVASWFDASSTEREELAAAVAIARTTILRGHRPDGFNIGINVGSAAGQTVFHLHIHVIPRYAGDVPDPRGGVRHVLPCKQPQVPATGSEPIIHDASAPWLSSLAEQRDLSAHKEDEEPGITAIPSRAAARSDAAAFGERILLLLDKGRFTTTYKYAVLLALIDLCLEQGSAVGGAASFTTQQLAEKIVELYWPQTAPYPGQKGLHVLAQHHGGQAEIVSAIQKFRERCAVSGAAMRQELAEIAERAGFDRHPERTLNVARTIYSRLPDDVRLWLRSREFVAMVAQRSRLESALGRLE; encoded by the coding sequence ATGCCGAGCATTGCCGAAATCACCTGCCCATTCTGTTTTCCGGATGTCAATCGAATCTTCCACGCAGGGGAACTGGTGCTCGGTTTGTGGGACGGGTATCCCGTTTCGCCCGGCCATGCGCTCCTCGTCCCGCGTCGCCATGTTGCGAGCTGGTTTGACGCCTCGTCGACTGAACGTGAGGAGCTTGCAGCGGCGGTCGCAATCGCGCGCACGACGATACTACGCGGGCATCGCCCCGATGGCTTCAACATCGGCATCAATGTCGGCTCGGCCGCCGGCCAGACGGTGTTTCATCTGCATATCCACGTCATCCCACGTTACGCGGGCGACGTGCCCGATCCACGCGGCGGCGTGCGCCATGTCCTGCCGTGCAAGCAGCCACAGGTGCCAGCAACCGGCAGCGAGCCGATCATACACGACGCTTCAGCCCCCTGGCTTTCGAGCCTTGCGGAGCAAAGGGATCTCTCAGCGCACAAAGAAGACGAAGAGCCAGGGATTACTGCGATTCCAAGTCGTGCGGCTGCCAGGTCAGACGCAGCCGCGTTCGGTGAGCGGATCTTGCTCCTGCTCGACAAGGGGCGCTTTACCACAACCTACAAGTACGCGGTGCTGTTGGCCCTGATCGATCTCTGTCTCGAACAAGGCTCGGCGGTTGGCGGTGCCGCTTCGTTCACCACCCAGCAACTGGCGGAGAAGATCGTGGAGTTGTACTGGCCGCAGACCGCACCGTATCCGGGCCAGAAAGGCTTGCATGTTCTGGCGCAGCACCACGGCGGGCAGGCCGAGATCGTGTCGGCGATCCAGAAGTTTCGTGAGCGCTGTGCGGTGTCCGGCGCGGCAATGCGACAGGAGCTCGCGGAGATTGCGGAGCGAGCTGGGTTCGACCGCCATCCCGAGCGGACGTTGAATGTTGCGCGAACCATCTACTCCCGCCTCCCCGATGACGTGCGGCTGTGGTTGCGGAGCAGGGAGTTTGTGGCCATGGTGGCGCAGCGCAGCCGGCTGGAGAGCGCGTTGGGCCGCCTCGAATAG